In Desulfobacter hydrogenophilus, the genomic stretch GGGTAGCGTTTGTCAGTTTGAATTTAAGGCAAAAGGAAAAAATAACCCGATCTTCAGTGCACGGCTTGTCCCGATCAAAGACAAACAGGGCAAAATAGAACGATTGCTTGGCATTTCTGAAGATATTACCGAACAAAAAAAAGCAGAAGAAAAAGTCCGGCAAATGGCGTTTGTTGACGCCTTAACGCAGCTTCCCAACCGACGATTGCTTGAGGATCGTATTAAAAAGATCAAAGCACAAAGTGAAAGAACGGCAAACCACAATGCCCTGATATATATTGATCTCGATAATTTCAAACCGCTAAATGATACATGGGGCCATAAAGCCGGAGATTTGTTGCTGATTGAAGTAGCGCAACGCCTTACACACTCGGTACGGAAGATGGATACGGTTTCACGTCTTGGCGGTGATGAATTCGTTATCCTGCTCAGTATTCTGGACAAAGAACGTCAGCAGGCAGTAACACAGGTAACCCAGGTGTCCGAAAAGATACTTGCTGCTGTTTCAGAACCTTACGAGATAAACCTTGACCAGGATAACGGCAAGGTATCGCAGATTAGGCATATTTGTACGGCCAGTATTGGTGTTGCCGTTTTTGCAGGTAATGAGATTGCCGGTCCTGATGAAATTCTCAAATGGGCAGACGAAGCAATGTATAAAGCCAAAAATGCCGGGAAAAACACGATCCGGTTTTACGAAAAGATATAGATGATATAATGAAACAC encodes the following:
- a CDS encoding diguanylate cyclase domain-containing protein, with product MVSTILLVDDQPNNIKVLLSFLKKHNFKIRVADSGERALQMLERFQPSIILMDVMMPRLDGFETCRRIKHNKMLHEIPVIFMTALDNVEDKVAGFEAGGVDYITKPFHQAEVFARVKLHIDLREKNIALQKSEKQIRMIVENAPISIHELNLQGKIISMNTAGLKMIGASSEEQVLEMDYKTIIDETEKLRVNRIFDKAYEGSVCQFEFKAKGKNNPIFSARLVPIKDKQGKIERLLGISEDITEQKKAEEKVRQMAFVDALTQLPNRRLLEDRIKKIKAQSERTANHNALIYIDLDNFKPLNDTWGHKAGDLLLIEVAQRLTHSVRKMDTVSRLGGDEFVILLSILDKERQQAVTQVTQVSEKILAAVSEPYEINLDQDNGKVSQIRHICTASIGVAVFAGNEIAGPDEILKWADEAMYKAKNAGKNTIRFYEKI